Proteins from one Microbacterium sufflavum genomic window:
- the argF gene encoding ornithine carbamoyltransferase translates to MTRHLLRDDDLTPAEQAEILDLALELKKDRWADKSLAGPQTVAVIFDKSSTRTRVSFAVGIADLGGSPLIISTASSQLGGKETPSDTARVLERQVAAIVWRTYAQAGLEEMAEGTRVPVINALSDDFHPCQLLADLLTIREHKGDLKGLTLTFFGDGQSNMAHSYALAGVTAGMHVRIASPEDYAPRADVIEAADRRAAETGGSITLFTDPVEAAAGADVVVTDTWVSMGKEEEKIARIRDLGGYKVTPETMQLADDEAIFIHCLPADRGYEVDSSVIDGPQSVVWDEAENRLHAQKALLVWLLGKKDA, encoded by the coding sequence ATGACCCGCCACCTGCTGCGCGACGACGACCTCACGCCCGCCGAGCAGGCGGAGATCCTCGACCTCGCCCTCGAGCTCAAGAAGGACCGCTGGGCCGACAAGAGCCTCGCGGGCCCGCAGACCGTCGCCGTGATCTTCGACAAGTCGTCCACCCGCACCCGGGTGTCGTTCGCGGTGGGCATCGCGGATCTGGGCGGCAGCCCGCTGATCATCTCGACCGCGAGCAGCCAGCTGGGCGGCAAGGAGACGCCGTCCGACACCGCACGGGTGCTGGAGCGCCAGGTCGCCGCGATCGTGTGGCGCACGTACGCGCAGGCGGGACTCGAGGAGATGGCGGAGGGCACCCGCGTTCCCGTCATCAACGCCCTGTCCGACGACTTCCACCCCTGTCAGCTCCTCGCCGACCTGCTGACCATCCGCGAGCACAAGGGCGACCTGAAGGGACTGACCCTGACGTTCTTCGGTGACGGGCAGAGCAACATGGCCCACTCCTACGCGCTCGCCGGGGTCACGGCGGGCATGCACGTGCGGATCGCCTCGCCCGAGGACTACGCGCCGCGCGCCGATGTGATCGAGGCCGCCGACCGCCGTGCGGCGGAGACCGGCGGCTCCATCACCCTGTTCACCGACCCGGTCGAGGCGGCGGCCGGTGCCGACGTCGTGGTGACCGACACCTGGGTGTCGATGGGCAAGGAAGAGGAGAAGATCGCACGCATCCGCGATCTGGGCGGTTACAAGGTGACGCCGGAGACCATGCAGCTCGCCGACGACGAGGCGATCTTCATCCACTGCCTGCCCGCTGATCGTGGCTACGAGGTGGACTCGTCGGTGATCGACGGGCCGCAGAGCGTGGTGTGGGACGAGGCGGAGAACCGCCTGCACGCGCAGAAGGCGCTGCTGGTGTGGCTGCTCGGCAAGAAGGACGCGTGA
- the argC gene encoding N-acetyl-gamma-glutamyl-phosphate reductase yields MTYSVAVSGASGYAGGEILRLLAAHPDIEIRTVTAHSNAGQPLVDHQPHLRSLAHLTLQDTTPEILAGHDIVFLALPHGQSGQYTDALGDVPLVIDAGADHRLTSSAAWDAFYGGAFHEPWAYGVPELPVAGGRQRDALRGATRIAAPGCNASTVSLSLAPGVAAGVIDPSDIVSVLAVGPSGAGKSLKPNLLASEILGSANPYAVGGTHRHIPEIRQALAAARPADADASGADIRISFTPVLVPMSRGILATSTAPIVEGATDAEIRAAWESAYGEETFVQLLPAGSFPRTADVLGANTALIGLAIDRSANRVTVVTAVDNLVKGTAGAAIQSMNIALGLPEARALSINGVAP; encoded by the coding sequence ATGACGTACTCCGTCGCCGTCTCCGGCGCATCGGGCTATGCAGGCGGCGAGATCCTCCGCCTCCTGGCCGCCCACCCCGACATCGAGATCCGCACCGTCACCGCGCACTCGAACGCCGGTCAACCGCTCGTCGACCACCAGCCGCACCTCCGCTCGCTCGCGCATCTCACGCTCCAGGACACGACTCCCGAGATCCTGGCCGGTCACGACATCGTGTTCCTCGCCCTCCCGCACGGCCAGTCGGGGCAGTACACCGACGCGCTCGGCGACGTCCCGCTGGTGATCGACGCGGGCGCCGACCACCGGCTCACCTCGTCGGCCGCCTGGGACGCCTTCTACGGCGGCGCGTTCCATGAGCCGTGGGCGTACGGCGTTCCCGAGCTGCCGGTCGCGGGCGGACGGCAGCGCGACGCGCTGCGCGGGGCGACGCGCATCGCGGCTCCCGGATGCAACGCCTCCACGGTCAGCCTGAGCCTCGCACCGGGTGTCGCCGCCGGAGTGATCGACCCGTCCGACATCGTGTCGGTCCTCGCCGTCGGCCCGTCCGGGGCGGGCAAGAGCCTCAAGCCGAACCTGCTCGCCAGCGAGATCCTCGGCTCGGCCAACCCCTACGCGGTCGGCGGCACCCACCGGCACATCCCGGAGATCCGGCAGGCGCTCGCTGCGGCCCGTCCGGCCGACGCCGACGCCTCGGGCGCCGACATCCGCATCTCGTTCACGCCGGTGCTCGTCCCGATGTCGCGGGGCATCCTCGCCACCTCCACCGCGCCGATCGTCGAGGGCGCGACCGACGCGGAGATCCGCGCGGCCTGGGAGAGCGCGTACGGCGAGGAGACCTTCGTGCAGCTGCTGCCGGCGGGCAGCTTCCCCCGCACCGCCGACGTCCTGGGCGCCAACACCGCCCTGATCGGCCTGGCGATCGACCGCTCCGCCAATCGGGTCACCGTCGTCACCGCCGTCGACAACCTCGTCAAGGGCACGGCCGGTGCCGCCATCCAGTCCATGAACATCGCGCTGGGGCTCCCCGAGGCCCGTGCCCTCTCGATCAACGGAGTCGCCCCGTGA
- the argH gene encoding argininosuccinate lyase, with product MTGQTHEGTNEGALWGARFATGPSPELVELSRSTHFDWILAPYDIAGSHAHATALAAAGYLEPDEAQRMHDGLDAVARRVADGTLLPVPTDEDVHGALEQALIAELGPELGGRLRAGRSRNDQIATLVRMYLIDHARVIARDLLRVIDALVAQAEAHPEAILPGRTHLQHAQPVLLAHHLQAHAWPLVRELERLVDWRRRAGVSPYGGGALAGSTLGLDPALVATELGLDRPAENSLDGTAARDVVAEFAFIAAMTGVDLSRLSEEIILWNTREFGFVTLDDGYSTGSSIMPQKKNPDIAELARGKSGRLIGNLSGLLATLKGLPLAYNRDLQEDKEPVFDSVQTLEVVLPAFAGMIATLRFDTERMAELAPQGFSLATDVAEWLVKQRVPFRDAHEISGALVRACEEQGIGLEEASDELLRSVSEHLVPAVREVLTIEGSVASRSGVGGTAPVRVAEQRAELVARAQAAAHALGL from the coding sequence ATGACCGGACAGACGCACGAGGGCACGAACGAGGGCGCGCTGTGGGGCGCCCGCTTCGCCACGGGCCCCTCGCCCGAGCTGGTGGAGCTCAGCCGCTCGACCCACTTCGACTGGATCCTGGCGCCGTACGACATCGCGGGTTCGCACGCGCACGCCACGGCGCTCGCCGCGGCCGGATATCTGGAGCCGGACGAGGCCCAGCGCATGCACGACGGGCTGGACGCGGTGGCTCGCAGGGTCGCCGACGGCACGCTGCTGCCCGTCCCGACCGATGAGGACGTGCACGGTGCGCTGGAGCAGGCGCTGATCGCGGAGCTCGGGCCGGAACTGGGCGGTCGGCTGCGCGCCGGACGCAGCCGGAACGACCAGATCGCCACCCTCGTCCGGATGTACCTGATCGATCACGCCCGGGTGATCGCGCGCGACCTGCTGCGGGTGATCGATGCCCTGGTGGCGCAGGCCGAGGCCCACCCGGAGGCGATCCTTCCCGGCCGCACGCACCTGCAGCACGCTCAGCCCGTGCTCCTCGCGCACCACCTCCAGGCGCACGCGTGGCCGCTCGTGCGCGAGCTGGAGCGCCTGGTCGATTGGCGTCGTCGCGCGGGCGTCTCGCCCTACGGCGGGGGAGCGCTCGCCGGCTCGACGCTGGGGCTGGACCCGGCTCTCGTCGCGACCGAGCTGGGCCTCGATCGCCCGGCCGAGAACTCGCTCGACGGCACGGCCGCGCGCGATGTGGTGGCCGAGTTCGCGTTCATCGCGGCGATGACGGGCGTGGATCTGTCGCGCCTGTCGGAGGAGATCATCCTCTGGAACACCCGCGAGTTCGGCTTCGTCACGCTCGACGACGGGTACTCGACGGGCTCGAGCATCATGCCGCAGAAGAAGAACCCCGACATTGCCGAGCTCGCGCGCGGGAAGTCGGGGCGGCTGATCGGCAACCTGTCCGGTCTGCTGGCGACGCTCAAGGGCCTCCCGCTCGCGTACAACCGCGACCTGCAGGAGGACAAGGAGCCGGTGTTCGATTCGGTGCAGACCCTCGAGGTCGTGCTGCCGGCGTTCGCGGGGATGATCGCGACGCTGCGCTTCGACACGGAGCGGATGGCGGAGCTGGCGCCGCAGGGCTTCTCCCTGGCGACCGACGTGGCGGAGTGGCTCGTGAAGCAGCGGGTGCCGTTCCGCGATGCGCACGAGATCTCCGGCGCGCTGGTGCGCGCGTGCGAAGAGCAGGGGATCGGTCTGGAGGAGGCGTCGGACGAGCTGCTGCGGTCGGTGTCCGAGCACCTGGTTCCCGCGGTGCGGGAGGTGCTGACGATCGAGGGGTCCGTGGCGTCCCGGTCGGGCGTGGGCGGGACCGCGCCGGTGCGCGTGGCCGAGCAGCGCGCCGAGCTGGTGGCCAGGGCCCAGGCGGCGGCGCACGCTCTCGGGCTGTGA
- a CDS encoding SatD family protein, translating to MVIAVIADIVGSRELDDRSAAQRALDDAIAEVESDRPLALQPLTPTVGDEQQAVYRELTDALTSLLMIQLRLPDDLAFRFGIGVGEVRAVDSVHGELADGPGWYAARAAIETVHAREQRAVPRTRTWIVGAPGQDEVMPAVIAAANAYVLVRDELVGAMTARERRLTYGRLIGRSQQELAAQESITQPSVSKSLRSAGAAALIEGLAALRGEGA from the coding sequence ATGGTCATCGCCGTGATCGCCGACATCGTGGGCTCCCGCGAGCTCGACGACCGCAGTGCCGCCCAGCGGGCGCTCGACGACGCCATCGCCGAGGTCGAGTCCGACCGACCTCTCGCACTGCAGCCGCTCACGCCCACGGTAGGGGACGAGCAGCAGGCCGTCTATCGAGAGCTGACCGATGCGCTCACCTCGCTCCTGATGATCCAGCTGCGGCTGCCGGACGACCTCGCCTTCCGCTTCGGGATCGGCGTGGGGGAGGTGCGCGCGGTCGATTCGGTCCACGGTGAGCTCGCGGACGGGCCGGGATGGTATGCCGCGCGCGCCGCGATCGAGACCGTCCATGCCCGCGAACAGCGCGCCGTGCCGCGGACGCGCACCTGGATTGTCGGTGCCCCGGGTCAGGATGAGGTCATGCCCGCCGTGATCGCCGCCGCCAACGCCTACGTCCTCGTCCGCGACGAGCTCGTCGGCGCCATGACCGCGCGCGAGCGACGCCTCACCTACGGTCGGCTGATCGGCCGGTCGCAGCAGGAGCTGGCGGCACAGGAGAGCATCACGCAGCCCAGCGTCTCCAAGTCCCTGCGCAGTGCGGGGGCGGCGGCGCTCATCGAGGGACTGGCGGCGTTGCGAGGGGAGGGCGCATGA
- a CDS encoding DUF1349 domain-containing protein: MSIMPWSAGTWTHAPADVAGSGAHLDVTAAEGSDAWRHTAYGFVHDTEHALLAPLAVGEAMEVSFRAPWEGQFDQAGLFVRAEDEHWVKAGIEHADGHLGLGAVVTAVVSDWSVGHVDDWRDSEITVRVSRWRDALIVRAAADGGPWRLVRVAPFDGEAPAAAGPFLAAPTRAGLTVRFTRWERTAADADLH, translated from the coding sequence ATGAGCATCATGCCCTGGAGTGCAGGAACCTGGACCCACGCGCCCGCCGACGTCGCGGGCAGCGGAGCGCACCTCGACGTGACCGCCGCCGAGGGCAGCGACGCCTGGCGGCACACCGCGTACGGCTTCGTGCACGACACCGAGCACGCACTCCTCGCTCCCCTGGCCGTCGGCGAGGCGATGGAGGTGTCGTTCCGCGCCCCCTGGGAAGGACAGTTCGACCAGGCCGGCCTCTTCGTGCGCGCCGAAGACGAGCACTGGGTCAAGGCGGGCATCGAACACGCCGACGGCCACCTCGGGCTCGGCGCCGTCGTCACCGCCGTGGTCTCCGACTGGTCGGTCGGACACGTCGACGACTGGCGGGACAGCGAGATCACCGTCCGCGTCAGCCGCTGGCGCGACGCGCTGATCGTCCGCGCCGCCGCCGACGGCGGACCCTGGCGTCTCGTGCGGGTCGCGCCCTTCGACGGCGAGGCCCCCGCCGCGGCCGGACCGTTCCTCGCCGCCCCTACGCGCGCCGGGCTCACCGTCCGCTTCACACGCTGGGAGCGGACCGCCGCAGACGCCGACCTGCACTAG
- the argJ gene encoding bifunctional glutamate N-acetyltransferase/amino-acid acetyltransferase ArgJ, whose protein sequence is MSVTAPAGFEAAGVAVGLKSTGKPDVAVVVNRGPRKVGAAVFTSNRAKANPIIWSQQAVADRVVEAVVLNSGGANCFTGSFGFQTTHQTAETAAELLGISAGDVLVCSTGLIGTGDEAFRAKVLEGTAQAIAELSADGGESAAHAIMTTDTVAKTAVVSRDGWTIGGMAKGAGMLAPGLATMLVVLTTDAVLEPLQADEALRRATGQTFDRLDSDGCMSTNDQVTLLANGASEVVPDLDDFAEALTALCQELAVKLQGDAEGASHDITIEVRHAITEQEAVEVGRSVARNNLFKAAIFGNDPNWGRVLAAIGTTNAQFDPYDVDVWMNGVRVCTAGGPDRPREEVDLTPRATHLLIDLKVGEATATVLTNDLTHDYVHENSAYAS, encoded by the coding sequence GTGAGCGTTACCGCACCCGCAGGATTCGAAGCAGCCGGGGTCGCCGTCGGCCTCAAGTCCACTGGCAAGCCCGACGTCGCCGTGGTCGTGAACCGGGGCCCGCGCAAGGTCGGAGCCGCGGTGTTCACCAGCAACCGCGCCAAGGCGAACCCCATCATCTGGTCGCAGCAGGCCGTGGCCGACCGGGTGGTCGAGGCCGTGGTGCTCAACTCGGGCGGGGCGAACTGCTTCACCGGCAGCTTCGGCTTCCAGACCACGCACCAGACCGCCGAGACGGCCGCCGAGCTGCTGGGCATCAGCGCGGGCGACGTGCTCGTCTGCTCGACGGGCCTGATCGGCACGGGCGACGAGGCCTTCCGCGCCAAGGTGCTCGAGGGCACGGCGCAGGCCATCGCCGAGCTCAGCGCCGACGGGGGAGAGAGCGCCGCACACGCCATCATGACCACCGACACGGTCGCGAAGACCGCTGTCGTGTCGCGCGACGGCTGGACGATCGGCGGCATGGCGAAGGGCGCGGGCATGCTCGCCCCGGGCCTGGCGACCATGCTCGTGGTGCTCACGACCGACGCGGTGCTGGAGCCGCTGCAGGCCGATGAGGCGCTGCGCCGTGCGACGGGGCAGACGTTCGACCGGCTCGACTCGGACGGCTGCATGTCGACCAACGACCAGGTCACGCTGCTGGCCAACGGGGCCTCCGAGGTCGTGCCGGACCTCGACGACTTCGCGGAGGCGCTCACGGCGCTCTGCCAGGAGCTCGCGGTGAAGCTGCAGGGCGATGCCGAGGGAGCGAGCCACGACATCACGATCGAGGTGCGCCACGCGATCACCGAGCAGGAGGCCGTCGAGGTGGGCCGTTCGGTCGCCCGCAACAACCTCTTCAAGGCCGCGATCTTCGGCAACGACCCCAACTGGGGTCGGGTGCTCGCGGCGATCGGCACCACCAACGCGCAGTTCGACCCGTACGACGTGGACGTGTGGATGAACGGGGTCCGGGTGTGCACGGCGGGCGGCCCCGACCGTCCGCGCGAGGAGGTCGACCTCACGCCGCGCGCCACCCACCTGCTGATCGACCTCAAGGTCGGCGAGGCCACCGCGACGGTGCTCACGAACGACCTGACCCACGACTACGTGCACGAGAACAGCGCCTACGCCTCATGA
- the argB gene encoding acetylglutamate kinase, which yields MTDIQDTTPDVAAQKATTLIESLPWLKTFRDQIVVVKYGGNAMVSDELQEAFAQDIAYLRYVGVQPVVVHGGGPQISDMLQRLEIPSEFKGGYRVTNTEAISVVRMVLTGQVNPQLVAKINSHGPIATGLSGEDAGLFGGRRRGVVVDGEEIDLGRVGDVVQVDPTAVLDHLAAGRIPVISSIAPDLDHPGQSLNVNADAAAAALAVALGARKLVILTDVPGLYADWPNRDSLVSHLTSDALIEMLPRLESGMIPKMRACLDAVEGGVDAAAIIDGRVPHSVLVELFTSKGIGTEVVLGEKGATA from the coding sequence ATGACCGACATCCAGGACACCACGCCCGACGTCGCCGCGCAGAAGGCGACCACGCTGATCGAGTCGCTGCCGTGGCTGAAGACCTTCCGCGACCAGATCGTCGTGGTCAAGTACGGCGGCAACGCCATGGTCTCGGACGAGCTGCAGGAGGCCTTCGCGCAGGACATCGCCTACCTCCGCTACGTCGGCGTGCAGCCCGTGGTCGTGCACGGCGGCGGGCCGCAGATCTCCGACATGCTGCAGCGGCTGGAGATCCCGAGCGAGTTCAAGGGCGGATACCGCGTCACCAACACCGAGGCGATCAGTGTCGTGCGCATGGTGCTCACCGGGCAGGTGAACCCGCAGCTCGTGGCGAAGATCAACTCGCACGGGCCGATCGCCACGGGGCTCAGCGGAGAGGACGCCGGTCTGTTCGGCGGGCGTCGCCGCGGCGTGGTCGTCGACGGCGAGGAGATCGACCTCGGCCGGGTCGGCGACGTGGTGCAGGTCGACCCCACCGCGGTGCTCGACCACCTCGCGGCCGGTCGCATCCCGGTCATCTCGAGCATCGCGCCCGACCTCGACCACCCCGGCCAGTCGCTGAACGTGAACGCGGATGCGGCCGCCGCGGCACTCGCCGTGGCGCTCGGGGCGCGCAAGCTGGTGATCCTCACCGACGTGCCGGGGTTGTACGCCGACTGGCCCAACCGCGACTCGCTCGTGTCGCACCTCACCTCGGATGCGCTGATCGAGATGCTGCCGCGCCTGGAGTCGGGCATGATCCCGAAGATGCGGGCGTGCCTGGACGCGGTCGAGGGCGGCGTGGACGCCGCGGCGATCATCGACGGACGGGTACCGCACTCGGTGCTCGTCGAACTGTTCACCAGCAAGGGAATCGGGACCGAAGTGGTCCTGGGAGAGAAAGGGGCGACGGCATGA
- a CDS encoding acetylornithine transaminase has translation MTVWQDDAARDLVLNAGERLALLTRGEGSYLWDADGRRYLDFLAGIAVTSLGHAHPVFVDAVATQAATLAHVSNYFATPPQLALAARLKRLAGAGIDGRVFFSNSGAEANEAAFKLARLHGGAERPRILALENGFHGRTMGSLALTAKESMRAPFAPMPGGVEHIPATVEALEAAMDDRVAAVIVEPIQGEAGVVELPEGYLAAARSLTLAHGALLIVDEIQTGAGRTGEWFGFSHEGVTPDAITLAKGIGGGFPIGALVTYGAASALFTPGSHGSTFGGNPLATAVADAVLAEIERADLVGNAARRGAELREIILGIDSPLLAGVRGRGLLVGVALTEPVAGAVVAAAQERGLIVNAANPETVRIAPALTIGDAELAEFRELFAASLADVHSSAPGKVPA, from the coding sequence ATGACCGTCTGGCAGGACGACGCGGCACGTGATCTCGTGCTCAACGCGGGGGAGCGGCTGGCGCTGCTGACCCGTGGAGAGGGCTCGTACCTGTGGGATGCCGACGGCCGACGCTACCTCGACTTCCTCGCCGGCATCGCCGTGACCTCGCTCGGTCACGCGCACCCGGTCTTCGTCGACGCGGTCGCCACGCAGGCGGCCACGCTCGCGCACGTCTCGAACTACTTCGCGACGCCGCCGCAGCTCGCGCTCGCCGCACGGCTCAAGCGTCTCGCGGGTGCCGGCATCGACGGGCGCGTGTTCTTCTCCAACTCGGGGGCCGAGGCCAACGAGGCCGCGTTCAAGCTCGCGCGCCTGCACGGTGGAGCGGAGCGCCCGCGCATCCTCGCGCTGGAGAACGGGTTCCACGGTCGCACCATGGGGTCCCTCGCGCTGACGGCGAAGGAGTCGATGCGCGCGCCGTTCGCTCCGATGCCGGGCGGGGTCGAGCACATCCCGGCCACCGTCGAGGCGTTGGAGGCCGCGATGGACGACCGGGTCGCGGCCGTCATCGTCGAGCCCATCCAGGGCGAGGCCGGTGTCGTCGAGCTGCCGGAGGGCTACCTCGCGGCGGCGCGCTCGCTCACGCTCGCGCACGGGGCTCTGCTGATCGTCGACGAGATCCAGACCGGTGCCGGCCGCACGGGCGAGTGGTTCGGCTTCAGTCACGAGGGCGTCACGCCCGACGCGATCACGCTCGCCAAGGGCATCGGCGGCGGGTTCCCGATCGGGGCCCTGGTCACGTACGGTGCCGCGAGCGCCCTGTTCACTCCCGGTTCCCACGGCTCCACGTTCGGCGGCAACCCGCTCGCGACCGCCGTGGCCGACGCGGTGCTGGCCGAGATCGAACGCGCGGATCTGGTCGGCAATGCGGCCCGCCGTGGCGCCGAGCTGCGCGAGATCATCCTGGGCATCGACTCGCCGCTCCTCGCGGGTGTCCGCGGCCGTGGCCTCCTCGTCGGCGTCGCGCTCACCGAGCCGGTCGCCGGAGCCGTGGTCGCGGCAGCCCAGGAGCGCGGTCTGATCGTGAACGCCGCGAACCCCGAGACCGTGCGCATCGCGCCCGCCCTCACGATCGGCGACGCCGAGCTGGCCGAGTTCCGCGAGCTGTTCGCGGCGAGCCTCGCCGACGTCCACTCCTCCGCCCCCGGAAAGGTACCCGCATGA
- a CDS encoding bifunctional hydroxymethylpyrimidine kinase/phosphomethylpyrimidine kinase: MSADFSLYLVTDPGLCGKRGVVETVRRAVDGGARIVQLRDKNAAHEETVEQLIALSAVIDGRALLMVNDRLDAAVEARARGARVDGVHLGQADASVRRARELLGPDALIGLTANTREHLDAVRALPQGTVDYLGVGVIRPTSTKPDHPEPLGVEGFAAFAAESPLPCVAIGGVGIDDTEALQAAGAAGLAVVSALCAAADPGETASAFRRRWRAGVVPRVLSIAGSDPSGGAGIQADLKAIAANGGYGMAALTALTAQNTRGVRAVHVPPADFLRAQLDAVSDDIVIDAVKIGMLADAEVIRTVADWLDVQRPPVVVLDPVMVATSGDRLLAPDAERELRGLLTRATVVTPNLAELAVLVGRPVTDWPDALAAAEELSADIGAAVLVKGGHLTGDEAPDALVDADRGLRDEFPGARIPTTNTHGTGCSLSSALATLLARGLTPSDAVRAARAWLRESLRAAGALAVGQGHGPVHHFAGMWDRGDLETRQTAEEIAGDWWQDISDVRDGIDALPFLRGLADGTLAREPFLFYLAQDALYLREYARVLAAAARTAPTSAEQAFWAHAAHGSIVGELELHASWLTPERGVSAETFAAEPAPATTAYLDHLRSVAFGGDHAELVAAVLPCFWLYTDLGRRLHAGDFGVEARDPDHPYASWLSTYADPAFEEATAQAIAFATAAASRSDASGRERMRRAFRTSSAHELAFFAAPLEAAAVG; the protein is encoded by the coding sequence ATGAGTGCCGACTTCTCGCTGTATCTCGTCACCGATCCCGGGCTGTGCGGGAAGCGCGGTGTGGTCGAGACCGTGCGCCGCGCGGTCGACGGCGGCGCACGCATCGTGCAGCTGCGCGACAAGAACGCCGCGCACGAGGAGACCGTCGAGCAGCTGATCGCGCTCTCCGCCGTGATCGACGGGCGGGCGCTGCTGATGGTCAACGATCGTCTGGACGCCGCTGTCGAGGCGCGGGCGCGCGGCGCGCGGGTCGACGGCGTGCATCTCGGCCAGGCCGATGCGTCGGTGCGGCGTGCGCGAGAGCTGCTCGGTCCGGACGCGCTCATCGGACTCACCGCGAACACCCGTGAACACCTCGATGCCGTGCGCGCACTGCCGCAGGGCACCGTCGATTACCTCGGTGTCGGGGTGATCCGCCCCACGAGCACCAAACCGGACCACCCGGAGCCGCTCGGCGTCGAGGGGTTCGCGGCCTTCGCGGCCGAGAGCCCGCTCCCGTGCGTCGCGATCGGCGGGGTCGGCATCGATGACACCGAGGCGCTCCAGGCCGCAGGCGCGGCGGGGCTCGCCGTGGTCTCCGCGCTCTGCGCCGCCGCGGACCCCGGGGAGACGGCCTCCGCGTTCCGTCGTCGTTGGCGGGCGGGGGTCGTGCCGCGTGTGCTCAGCATCGCCGGCAGCGACCCGTCGGGCGGCGCCGGCATCCAGGCCGACCTGAAGGCGATCGCCGCGAACGGCGGATACGGGATGGCGGCGCTCACCGCCCTCACGGCGCAGAACACGCGGGGAGTGCGGGCGGTCCACGTTCCTCCGGCGGATTTCCTCCGCGCGCAGCTGGACGCCGTGTCCGACGACATCGTCATCGACGCCGTGAAGATCGGGATGCTCGCCGACGCCGAGGTCATCCGCACGGTGGCCGACTGGCTCGATGTGCAGCGTCCCCCGGTGGTGGTGCTCGACCCGGTCATGGTGGCGACATCGGGCGACCGTCTGCTCGCCCCCGACGCGGAGCGTGAACTGCGGGGGCTGCTGACGCGCGCCACGGTGGTCACGCCGAACCTCGCCGAGCTCGCCGTGCTGGTCGGTCGCCCCGTCACCGACTGGCCGGATGCGCTCGCCGCTGCTGAGGAGCTGTCGGCCGACATCGGCGCCGCGGTGCTCGTGAAGGGCGGGCATCTCACGGGTGACGAGGCGCCGGATGCGCTGGTGGACGCGGACCGCGGCCTGCGGGACGAGTTCCCCGGAGCGCGCATCCCCACCACCAACACTCACGGCACCGGCTGTTCCCTGTCGTCGGCGCTCGCCACCCTGCTCGCCCGCGGTCTCACCCCGTCCGACGCGGTGCGTGCCGCGCGCGCCTGGCTGCGAGAGTCGCTGCGGGCGGCGGGTGCGCTCGCCGTGGGGCAGGGACATGGGCCCGTCCATCATTTCGCTGGAATGTGGGACCGCGGCGACCTGGAAACCCGGCAGACGGCGGAGGAGATCGCCGGCGACTGGTGGCAGGACATCTCCGACGTGCGCGACGGGATCGACGCGCTGCCCTTCCTCCGCGGTCTCGCCGACGGCACACTCGCGCGCGAGCCGTTCCTGTTCTACCTCGCGCAGGATGCGCTGTACCTGCGCGAGTACGCGAGGGTGCTCGCGGCCGCGGCGCGGACCGCTCCCACCTCGGCGGAGCAGGCGTTCTGGGCGCACGCGGCGCACGGATCGATCGTGGGGGAGCTGGAGCTGCACGCGTCGTGGCTCACGCCCGAGCGCGGGGTGAGCGCGGAGACGTTCGCGGCGGAACCCGCGCCCGCGACCACCGCGTACCTCGACCATCTGCGATCGGTCGCGTTCGGCGGCGATCATGCCGAGCTCGTCGCCGCCGTGCTGCCGTGCTTCTGGCTGTACACCGATCTGGGCAGGCGGCTGCACGCGGGAGACTTCGGCGTGGAGGCCCGTGATCCCGATCACCCCTATGCCTCGTGGCTGTCGACCTACGCCGATCCGGCGTTCGAGGAGGCGACGGCGCAGGCCATCGCTTTCGCGACCGCGGCGGCATCGCGGTCTGACGCCTCCGGACGGGAGCGCATGCGGCGCGCGTTCCGCACGTCGAGCGCACACGAGCTGGCGTTCTTCGCCGCGCCGCTGGAGGCCGCCGCCGTCGGATGA